In Flavobacteriales bacterium, a genomic segment contains:
- a CDS encoding glycosyltransferase — translation MTSLIIIFIVCTLAILHTYVLYPKYLDTRHVESSRSTSEVQPIPVDVVIAAYNEEQVIDEKIRSILASDYPKDKLRILVGSDGSDDRTDDIVRSFTAQGLPVKLHAFERAGKTETINSLMQKTQAEVTILTDANVLFTPQTVRALIAAFRDEQVGLVGADIRAKRVDDDGITVQENEYLEREKRMKWKEGKLWGTMMGAFGGCYAIRTSLYRTVPPHFLVDDFHITMNVIEQGYDAVLEKEAICYEDISSKLSEEFRRKVRMSIGNFQNLRFFSHFLFHKRRGLSFSFISHKVLRWLTPIFLVVSLVTSGLLMDDSRFWTVIFYIQFTIICIPLMEMTFDAFGIRSRLMRFISYFVSMNLALMIGMFKSLKRVEKATWKPTERNL, via the coding sequence TTGACATCACTCATCATCATATTCATCGTCTGTACGCTGGCCATCCTTCACACCTATGTCCTGTATCCCAAGTATCTGGACACAAGACATGTTGAATCTTCTCGGTCCACTTCGGAAGTACAGCCTATCCCGGTCGATGTGGTCATCGCTGCATATAATGAGGAGCAAGTGATCGATGAGAAGATCCGGTCGATATTGGCATCGGACTATCCCAAAGACAAGTTGCGCATCCTGGTCGGTTCTGATGGTTCCGATGACCGTACCGATGACATCGTGCGGTCATTCACAGCGCAAGGCCTACCTGTAAAGCTCCATGCCTTTGAGCGGGCAGGAAAGACCGAGACCATCAATTCCCTCATGCAGAAGACGCAGGCAGAGGTCACCATACTCACAGATGCTAATGTGCTCTTCACTCCTCAGACGGTCCGTGCTCTGATAGCCGCATTCCGTGATGAGCAAGTAGGGCTAGTAGGAGCTGATATTCGTGCCAAGCGGGTGGATGATGATGGTATTACCGTGCAGGAGAATGAATACCTGGAGAGGGAGAAACGCATGAAGTGGAAAGAAGGCAAACTCTGGGGCACCATGATGGGAGCCTTTGGAGGTTGCTATGCGATACGCACTTCGCTCTATAGAACCGTACCTCCTCATTTCCTAGTGGATGATTTCCATATTACAATGAATGTCATCGAGCAAGGATATGATGCGGTTTTGGAGAAAGAAGCCATCTGCTATGAGGATATCTCATCCAAACTCAGCGAAGAATTCAGGAGAAAGGTCAGGATGTCTATCGGGAACTTTCAGAACCTGAGATTCTTCTCACACTTCTTGTTCCACAAGCGGAGAGGTCTATCGTTCAGTTTCATTTCCCACAAGGTCCTACGATGGCTGACCCCTATCTTCTTAGTGGTCAGTTTGGTGACTTCGGGCCTGCTCATGGATGATTCCAGATTCTGGACGGTCATTTTCTATATTCAGTTCACCATCATCTGTATTCCGTTGATGGAAATGACCTTTGATGCATTCGGCATACGATCCAGGTTGATGCGATTCATATCTTACTTTGTGAGTATGAATCTGGCCTTGATGATCGGCATGTTCAAATCATTGAAACGCGTAGAGAAGGCCACATGGAAACCGACCGAACGAAATCTATGA
- a CDS encoding DUF4294 domain-containing protein, giving the protein MNTVFRHIILSLILVGSGWHLTAQEDSVNVHEVLIIEDDTIPVVNLGAFEYSELSLTPRQKRKYQRRYGKIRRKVIRAYPYAKVTRELLENYDEELAKLESEKEKKFYLDIAEEELKAEFEGEIRNLTVSEGKILIKLIDRETGDTSYELIKRLKGGFTAFMYQSIARIFGSNLKSQYDAEGDDSIIEEIVQQIERGEIYVPPREAVTTKAQKRLKRKERRLKRKAAKAADDVVENQ; this is encoded by the coding sequence TTGAATACCGTATTCCGACATATCATTCTCTCTTTGATCCTAGTAGGTTCAGGATGGCATCTTACGGCTCAAGAGGATTCTGTGAATGTGCATGAGGTATTGATCATAGAGGACGATACGATTCCGGTGGTCAATCTAGGGGCATTCGAATATTCAGAACTCTCATTGACACCCCGTCAGAAGCGTAAATATCAAAGAAGGTATGGCAAGATCAGACGGAAAGTGATACGGGCCTATCCCTATGCCAAGGTCACCCGGGAGCTATTGGAGAACTACGATGAAGAACTCGCTAAACTGGAGTCGGAGAAGGAGAAGAAATTCTATCTGGATATAGCAGAAGAAGAGCTGAAGGCAGAATTCGAGGGAGAGATCCGGAATCTGACAGTCAGTGAAGGAAAGATCCTCATAAAATTGATCGACAGGGAGACCGGGGATACTTCCTATGAATTGATCAAGCGCCTCAAGGGTGGATTCACTGCATTCATGTATCAATCCATTGCACGGATCTTCGGTTCTAATCTCAAATCCCAGTACGATGCCGAGGGAGATGATAGCATCATAGAAGAGATCGTACAGCAGATAGAGAGAGGCGAGATCTACGTACCACCTCGAGAAGCCGTCACCACCAAGGCACAGAAACGCCTCAAACGCAAGGAGCGTAGGCTCAAACGAAAAGCTGCCAAAGCGGCTGACGATGTCGTGGAGAACCAATAA
- a CDS encoding ATP-dependent DNA ligase has translation MKDFARCIRAIDESNKTTVKVEALKRYFDTASDSDKLWCVALLSHRRPKRPVTTTQLREWAAEESGIALWLFEESYHIVGDLAETIALLTAGAERDDTESRSLTEIVQLIIDLKGKEKEDQRQVITDIWRSMEAFECFVFNKILTGSFRIGVSQKLMTKALAQSLDKEESHIAHRLMGNWTPESTDFESLLLTDDGLVDASRPYPFYLAYQLESGPESLGAIEEWSVEWKWDGIRGQIIHRKGEVFIWSRGEELVTDRYPELKQMAARLPKGCVLDGEILPYMDGSPLDFSLLQKRIGRKTVSKKLLEEVPVVFMAYDLLEMDGKDLRLEPFELRRQRLEEIADADIPSLIISPQVQAGTWGELAQIREESRSRKVEGFMLKKKSGTYHTGRVKGEMWKWKVEPYTIDAVLTYAMRGHGRRATLYTDYTFGLWDGDKLVTFAKAYSGLTDEEFRAVDQFIRKNTVNRFGPVREVHPELVFEIAFEGLSESSRHKSGVATRFPRIKRWRKDKTASEANSLSDLKSLILS, from the coding sequence ATGAAGGACTTTGCACGTTGCATCAGAGCCATCGATGAGAGCAATAAGACCACTGTGAAGGTGGAGGCGCTCAAGCGATACTTCGATACAGCCAGCGATTCGGACAAGCTCTGGTGTGTGGCCTTGCTTTCACATAGAAGACCCAAGCGACCCGTCACCACGACCCAATTGAGAGAATGGGCGGCCGAAGAGTCAGGGATTGCTCTCTGGTTGTTCGAAGAGAGCTACCATATCGTAGGCGATCTGGCAGAGACCATAGCCTTGCTCACGGCCGGAGCTGAGAGGGACGACACCGAATCCAGAAGCCTGACAGAAATAGTTCAGTTGATCATCGATCTGAAGGGGAAGGAAAAGGAGGATCAACGTCAGGTCATTACGGATATCTGGCGCTCGATGGAAGCGTTCGAGTGTTTTGTCTTCAATAAGATCCTTACAGGAAGTTTCCGTATCGGTGTATCTCAGAAACTCATGACCAAGGCCTTGGCACAAAGCCTTGATAAGGAAGAATCACATATCGCACATCGTCTGATGGGAAATTGGACCCCGGAGAGCACAGATTTCGAGAGTCTCCTTCTCACTGATGATGGCCTTGTAGATGCCAGTAGACCCTATCCCTTCTATCTGGCCTATCAGTTGGAGAGCGGTCCCGAATCCCTCGGAGCCATAGAAGAATGGTCGGTAGAGTGGAAATGGGACGGCATACGCGGACAGATTATCCATCGAAAAGGAGAGGTGTTCATTTGGTCCCGAGGAGAAGAATTGGTCACCGATCGCTATCCGGAACTCAAGCAAATGGCAGCCCGATTGCCAAAAGGATGTGTCTTGGATGGGGAGATCCTCCCGTACATGGATGGTAGCCCCTTGGATTTCTCTTTGCTTCAGAAACGCATTGGTAGAAAGACAGTCAGTAAAAAACTCCTCGAGGAAGTTCCAGTCGTATTCATGGCCTACGACCTTCTCGAGATGGATGGTAAGGACCTCCGCTTAGAACCCTTCGAGCTCCGGAGACAACGCTTGGAAGAAATCGCTGATGCCGACATTCCCTCATTGATCATCTCACCTCAAGTGCAAGCAGGGACATGGGGAGAACTCGCACAGATCCGCGAAGAGAGTCGTAGCCGTAAGGTGGAGGGATTCATGCTGAAAAAGAAATCGGGGACATATCATACGGGACGGGTCAAAGGCGAGATGTGGAAGTGGAAGGTAGAACCGTATACCATCGATGCCGTGCTGACCTATGCCATGCGAGGTCATGGTAGACGAGCTACGCTTTACACAGATTACACTTTCGGTCTTTGGGATGGGGACAAACTGGTCACCTTTGCCAAGGCCTACTCCGGATTGACCGATGAAGAATTCCGCGCGGTGGACCAATTCATCCGTAAGAATACCGTCAATCGATTCGGCCCGGTACGTGAGGTCCATCCTGAATTGGTCTTCGAGATTGCCTTCGAAGGTCTGAGTGAAAGTAGCCGTCATAAGAGCGGTGTCGCCACCCGTTTTCCGCGCATCAAGCGCTGGCGTAAAGACAAAACGGCATCGGAAGCCAACTCGCTATCAGATCTCAAATCATTGATACTCAGTTAG
- a CDS encoding GSCFA domain-containing protein, which produces MIRSSTVVQPKLELLPFDYRQGLFLIGSCFTEYIGERLSNAGLSVHMNPMGITYNPLSIKKSFEYLAGEHSLQDADFQQRDDVHFHWDFHSRFSKLDREPLKKECQESIVQAKRSIENSSLVIVSLGTAWIYELEADAQVVNNCHKMPNDLFNKRLLSYNELVSALSDILDLLKLLSPEVRVLFTLSPVRHWKDGAEQNSLSKALLRSSIGAVTRKEQALYFPSYEIMMDELRDYRYYASDLIHPSEIAQEIIWERFKESIFTNKSLDYIQAVEAYQKMKSHRPILPDSQGARAFAEKLKETKRSILHTYPDSPFQG; this is translated from the coding sequence ATGATTCGATCGAGCACTGTCGTACAACCCAAGCTTGAACTTTTACCCTTTGACTATAGGCAGGGCCTATTCCTGATCGGCAGCTGCTTCACAGAATACATCGGTGAACGGCTGTCCAATGCCGGGCTATCTGTCCATATGAATCCGATGGGCATCACGTATAACCCGCTTTCCATAAAGAAGAGCTTCGAATACCTGGCAGGTGAGCATTCCTTACAAGATGCTGACTTCCAGCAGCGGGACGATGTACATTTCCATTGGGATTTCCATTCAAGGTTTTCAAAGCTCGATCGGGAGCCGCTGAAGAAGGAGTGTCAAGAATCCATCGTCCAAGCCAAAAGATCAATAGAGAATTCCAGCTTGGTCATCGTATCGCTAGGTACGGCATGGATCTATGAACTGGAAGCTGACGCTCAGGTGGTCAACAATTGCCATAAGATGCCCAATGACCTTTTCAATAAAAGACTCCTGTCGTATAACGAGCTCGTGAGTGCCTTGAGTGATATTCTGGACTTATTGAAGCTCCTGAGTCCAGAGGTCCGAGTGCTCTTCACATTAAGTCCGGTCAGACACTGGAAAGATGGGGCAGAACAGAACAGCTTGTCCAAGGCGCTCTTACGGTCGTCCATAGGTGCGGTGACGAGAAAGGAGCAGGCACTCTATTTTCCATCCTATGAGATCATGATGGATGAGTTGCGGGACTACCGATACTATGCTTCTGATCTCATACATCCGTCAGAAATAGCCCAGGAGATCATTTGGGAACGGTTCAAAGAATCCATTTTCACGAACAAAAGTTTGGATTATATCCAAGCGGTGGAGGCCTATCAGAAAATGAAAAGCCATCGACCGATCTTGCCTGATTCACAGGGCGCTAGGGCATTCGCAGAGAAGCTCAAAGAGACCAAGAGATCCATCCTTCATACTTATCCCGATTCACCCTTCCAAGGGTAG
- a CDS encoding ligase-associated DNA damage response exonuclease, with translation MIVELLEFTSSGIYCEKADVYIDPWRKVPKALITHGHADHARSGMGSYLASEAALPVMRHRLGTIDAQGIPYGREICINGVKFSFHPAGHLIGSSQIRVEHKGEVWVASGDYKVENDGITEAFEPVPCHTFITECTFGLPVFDWRPQAEVFEEIHAWWRKNQEQGKVSVLVAYSLGKAQRVIHNLDGSIGPILTHGAVENINEVLRAQGIDLQDTRRVTPEITKEEMKGALVIGPSSILGNPWLRKFSPFETAMVSGWMAMRGNRRRRALDRGFVLSDHADWKGLNQTIESLGCERVITTHGYSEIYARYLRERGLQAQVESTEYEGDQINENEGS, from the coding sequence ATTATTGTGGAATTACTGGAATTCACATCCTCAGGTATCTATTGCGAAAAGGCTGATGTATACATCGACCCTTGGCGCAAGGTGCCCAAGGCCTTGATCACCCACGGGCATGCGGATCATGCACGTTCTGGTATGGGCTCCTATCTGGCGAGTGAGGCCGCTCTACCTGTTATGCGTCATCGCCTCGGGACGATAGACGCACAAGGAATTCCCTACGGGAGGGAGATTTGTATTAACGGGGTGAAATTCTCTTTTCACCCGGCCGGGCACCTGATAGGCTCATCGCAGATTCGTGTGGAACACAAAGGGGAGGTGTGGGTAGCCTCAGGAGACTACAAGGTGGAGAATGACGGTATCACCGAAGCATTCGAGCCTGTGCCTTGCCACACCTTCATCACAGAATGCACTTTCGGACTACCGGTATTCGACTGGAGACCGCAAGCAGAGGTCTTTGAAGAGATCCATGCATGGTGGCGCAAGAATCAAGAGCAAGGGAAAGTGTCGGTCTTGGTAGCCTATTCCTTGGGCAAAGCACAGCGGGTCATCCACAATCTGGATGGGTCGATCGGACCTATACTCACTCATGGGGCTGTGGAGAATATCAATGAAGTGCTCAGAGCGCAAGGAATCGATCTACAGGATACCCGAAGAGTGACACCGGAGATCACCAAGGAAGAAATGAAAGGCGCACTGGTCATCGGTCCGAGCAGTATCCTCGGTAATCCGTGGTTAAGGAAATTCAGTCCCTTTGAGACGGCCATGGTAAGTGGTTGGATGGCCATGAGAGGGAACCGCAGGCGTAGAGCTCTCGATCGTGGTTTCGTTCTCAGCGACCATGCCGACTGGAAAGGTCTCAATCAGACCATTGAGTCGCTCGGCTGTGAACGGGTCATCACCACGCATGGGTATTCTGAGATCTATGCGAGATATCTGAGAGAAAGAGGGCTGCAGGCACAAGTGGAGAGTACGGAGTATGAGGGAGATCAGATCAATGAGAACGAGGGGTCATGA
- a CDS encoding peptidoglycan DD-metalloendopeptidase family protein, which produces MSVSQGLYDLLGPESAHQGWEALDLSSQNLKRHNVDAHDNAALSRYIFNGNIRYGGYGERRDIYSRSENYSEAENERNIHLGVDVWAPADTPIYAPWSGTLVVSHLNAGDADYGPTLIIKHRVGKEIILALYGHLSISSLSIHPVGTEIEKGALIAYLGNERENGGWPPHLHFQLIRELDSDAVDYPGVCSAKDWDYYAKNCPDPMSYLPLEG; this is translated from the coding sequence ATGTCTGTATCTCAGGGATTATACGACCTCCTCGGTCCGGAATCGGCTCATCAGGGCTGGGAAGCACTCGATCTCAGTAGTCAGAATTTGAAGCGTCACAATGTCGATGCGCACGACAATGCTGCACTGAGCCGCTACATATTCAATGGGAATATCCGTTATGGGGGCTATGGCGAACGAAGGGATATCTACAGCCGTTCTGAGAACTACTCTGAAGCAGAGAACGAAAGGAACATCCATTTGGGAGTGGACGTATGGGCACCTGCGGACACTCCGATTTACGCCCCTTGGAGCGGAACGCTGGTGGTCTCGCACCTTAATGCCGGAGATGCGGATTATGGACCCACACTGATCATAAAACATCGGGTAGGAAAGGAAATCATCCTTGCTTTGTATGGCCATCTGAGTATTTCGTCATTGAGCATTCACCCAGTAGGGACGGAGATCGAGAAAGGAGCGCTGATCGCATACTTGGGCAATGAGCGGGAGAATGGCGGCTGGCCGCCTCATCTACATTTCCAGCTCATCAGAGAATTGGATAGCGATGCGGTGGATTATCCAGGAGTCTGCAGTGCGAAGGATTGGGATTATTACGCGAAGAATTGCCCCGACCCGATGTCCTATCTACCCTTGGAAGGGTGA
- the menD gene encoding 2-succinyl-5-enolpyruvyl-6-hydroxy-3-cyclohexene-1-carboxylic-acid synthase, with amino-acid sequence MGKLSDKPAIADLVAICAARGLKRVIISPGSRNAPLSISFLGHGGFDVQVIGDERSAGFIALGMSQSDHKPTILVCTSGSALLNYLPAVSEAYYQRIPLLILSADRPEEWVDQMEGQTMRQRGSMSNFVNREFHLPQEAGSADRQWYSARLVNDAITATHWPKCGPVHVNIPLKEPLYGQIEASPEPKIIHPSISTPGLPSNYDKLKGEVSEAQKVMVILGLDKTQSVSADTLARLAKKGVVILNETSSNSASPQALSWIDRTIAAIPESERQAFVPDLLITAGGPLVSKRIKTWLRNEKIAAHWHVDEVEAEKDLFQSLTCSIYCAEGPLLEAFASDLPESDPTYLHRWEELHKKVLHSHDDFLSQAPFSDLKAYQTILEMIPSDSIVQMANSAAVRYVQLFPNRPDITYYGNRGVSGIEGCTSTAMGLSTQVERPVFLLSGDMAFRYDGNAFWNDLRPKNLKCIVINNHGGGIFRIIPGPDSTDHLDRAFEAHQENSAEKMARMYDLEYRVVSDEPELKSGMDWLIASQGPAILEVFTPREKNADILREYFEFLGQ; translated from the coding sequence ATGGGGAAACTGAGTGATAAACCGGCTATCGCTGACCTTGTGGCCATCTGCGCTGCCAGAGGCTTGAAGCGAGTCATCATCAGCCCGGGTTCGAGAAATGCACCCTTATCTATTTCCTTCTTAGGTCATGGAGGATTCGATGTGCAGGTCATCGGGGATGAGCGTTCAGCAGGCTTTATAGCCTTGGGCATGTCCCAGTCCGATCATAAGCCGACTATCTTGGTCTGTACTTCGGGATCGGCCTTGCTCAACTATCTACCGGCTGTGTCAGAGGCCTATTATCAACGCATTCCCCTTCTCATTCTTTCTGCCGATCGACCTGAAGAATGGGTCGACCAGATGGAAGGCCAGACCATGCGCCAGCGCGGCAGCATGAGCAATTTCGTCAATCGCGAATTCCATCTACCTCAAGAGGCAGGTTCAGCGGATAGACAGTGGTATTCCGCTCGGCTGGTAAATGATGCCATAACAGCTACTCATTGGCCCAAATGCGGTCCGGTCCATGTGAATATCCCTTTGAAAGAACCCCTCTATGGACAAATAGAAGCGAGTCCTGAGCCCAAGATCATCCATCCTTCGATCAGCACTCCCGGTCTACCGAGCAACTATGACAAGCTTAAAGGAGAAGTATCCGAAGCTCAGAAAGTGATGGTGATTCTGGGACTCGATAAGACACAGAGTGTTTCAGCCGATACATTGGCCAGACTCGCGAAGAAAGGTGTCGTCATTCTCAATGAGACCAGTTCGAATAGCGCTTCTCCTCAAGCGCTCTCTTGGATCGATCGTACCATCGCTGCTATCCCAGAGTCAGAGCGGCAGGCTTTCGTTCCCGATCTGCTCATCACGGCCGGGGGACCCCTGGTAAGTAAACGCATAAAGACCTGGCTTCGCAATGAGAAGATCGCAGCACACTGGCATGTGGATGAGGTAGAGGCTGAGAAGGACCTTTTTCAATCCTTGACCTGTTCTATCTATTGCGCTGAAGGACCTTTGTTGGAGGCATTCGCTTCAGATCTACCTGAATCGGATCCCACATATCTCCATCGCTGGGAGGAACTACATAAAAAAGTCCTTCATTCACACGATGACTTCTTATCCCAGGCCCCATTCAGTGATTTGAAGGCCTATCAGACCATTCTGGAGATGATTCCTTCCGATAGTATCGTACAGATGGCCAATAGCGCTGCTGTCAGGTATGTACAACTCTTCCCGAATCGTCCGGATATCACCTATTACGGCAATAGGGGTGTGAGTGGGATAGAAGGATGTACGAGCACGGCAATGGGTCTGAGCACGCAAGTGGAACGTCCGGTCTTTCTTCTCAGTGGGGATATGGCTTTCAGGTATGATGGGAATGCCTTCTGGAATGATTTGAGACCGAAGAATCTGAAATGCATCGTCATCAACAATCACGGGGGTGGGATATTCCGCATCATTCCTGGGCCGGATAGTACCGATCATCTCGACCGCGCATTTGAAGCCCATCAAGAGAATTCTGCCGAGAAGATGGCACGGATGTATGATCTGGAATATCGCGTGGTGAGCGATGAACCGGAATTGAAGAGCGGCATGGACTGGTTGATCGCATCGCAAGGACCAGCCATCTTGGAGGTATTCACCCCGAGAGAGAAGAATGCCGACATCCTGAGGGAGTATTTCGAATTCTTAGGACAATGA